Proteins encoded in a region of the Magallana gigas chromosome 8, xbMagGiga1.1, whole genome shotgun sequence genome:
- the LOC105337659 gene encoding uncharacterized protein isoform X1: protein MENFSSAASGYFSERIDSQVPGFSSQPDESERVTEPELWDSAFRFVVQSAVNCLFDSANARLGNIYNDNSGNENRTQASNRQTNLQGVNTSLRMQPADTASNTPLDTGSAHRSFSQGGQSERTSSLHPEENGRNNGTTVLFENQMYTVPPRGVYVSVFLRQFDSQQVIAPLTRTHHYHPYRNMLLLNLRGRRTMPREHRPQSFALEGQGRGAHNSNITRWRPVQREALQPMDGLITESYNHRIDNYEDTVYNENEHLLQHLGAELGRAPQAEASNEHQSPTPGANVDSGDQIPTPGANVDSGDQIPTPQVDDSVRESEETGAGLDFHSSVFVRGPNNSPGSLAVLFNQLLQQFYQEAMKWIFLTAVWHPRQENLRNMLSTIADLVQEPGLSVTNSMLQGFMTGITITYNTQFQRLLQILNPLSGLDTLPPTTATYFRIQSLLFNINLAPRQLLHRFSDIVRTAMTAMIQQHNAQVIDQPRRPGTRRRTRDRNPTPQNESGQEPRAFQPPHLMNPRQIHPASLHPHHLHGAPQQVMFEMEQVPVSTPVSMAPYAIPVCAGPHLPVCTGAHHPVCSTAPTWSIPGCSVQLPSCNMQHIPACSLPQIPFHPSSIPPLFHHHHHPATSHIPPQHLAPPTHFNPSARGVHRSEEEVSGLIDQRSRFPLHPGTLHPHGATPFTASPPVMLQEPHVHPTPHDIYGPFHRHFARQRSGGRNSRLRSLPLPPPPYPGFLLHFLAMLGNPPMPYGRDFHEDATEVENYEALLNLAERLGEAKPKGLTKPEIEQLPAYRFNKENHHSDMDQTSCVVCMCDFENRQLLRVLPCSHEFHAKCVDKWLKTNRTCPICRADATEIASQSD from the exons ATGGAGAACTTTAGTTCAGCTGCATCAGGTTATTTTTCTGAGAGGATAGATAGCCAGGTACCCGGGTTTAGTTCTCAGCCTGATGAATCAGAAAGAGTCACTGAACCAGAGCTTTGGGATTCAGCATTCAGATTTGTGGTACAATCAGCAGTCAACTGTTTGTTTGACTCCGCAAATGCTAGACTTGGAAATATTTACAATGACAACTCGGGAAACGAGAACAGGACTCAAGCCTCCAACAGACAGACAAACTTACAAGGAGTGAACACTTCTTTGAGGATGCAGCCAGCTGACACTGCCTCGAATACACCACTTGATACTGGATCCGCTCACAGAAGTTTTAGTCAAGGTGGTCAATCAGAGAGGACCTCTTCTCTTCACCCAGAGGAAAACGGACGGAACAATGGGACCACTGTACTGTTTGAGAACCAAATGTACACTGTTCCACCCAGAGGCGTGTATGTATCAGTCTTTCTGAGGCAGTTTGATTCCCAGCAAGTTATTGCACCATTGACAAGAACGCATCATTATCACCCATACAGAAATATGTTGCTGTTAAATTTAAGGGGAAGGAGAACCATGCCCAGAGAACACAGACCCCAGAGCTTTGCATTGGAAGGTCAGGGTAGAGGAGCTCACAATTCAAATATCACCAGATGGAGACCAGTCCAGAGAGAAGCTTTGCAACCAATGGATGGACTAATAACAGAGTCTTACAATCACCGCATTGATAACTATGAAGATACTGTCTATAACGAGAATGAACATCTACTCCAACATCTAGGTGCAGAACTAGGGAGAGCCCCTCAGGCTGAAGCAAGCAATGAACATCAGAGCCCCACCCCTGGGGCTAATGTAGACAGTGGAGATCAGATACCAACCCCTGGGGCTAATGTAGACAGTGGAGACCAGATACCCACCCCACAGGTTGATGACAGTGTGAGAGAAAGTGAAGAGACTGGTGCTGGGCTCGATTTTCATTCCTCAGTCTTTGTTAGAGGACCTAACAACAGCCCTGGGTCTTTGGCTGTACTCTTTAACCAGCTCTTGCAGCAGTTCTATCAGGAGGCCATGAAGTGGATATTTTTGACAGCAGTGTGGCATCCTAGACAGGAAAATCTCAGAAACATGCTCAGCACCATTGCAGACCTTGTCCAAGAGCCAGGCCTCTCTGTGACAAATAGCATGTTGCAGGGATTCATGACTGGGATCACTATCACCTATAATACTCAGTTTCAGCGTTTGCTGCAGATTCTGAATCCACTGAGTGGACTCGACACTCTACCCCCCACCACAGCGACATACTTCAGGATACAGAGCCTGCTGTTCAACATCAACCTGGCACCGCGACAGTTACTGCATAGATTTTCTGACATAGTGAGGACTGCCATGACAGCCATGATACAACAGCACAATGCACAAGTTATTGACCAACCTCGCCG CCCTGGAACCAGGAGAAGAACAAGAGACAGGAACCCCACCCCACAGAATGAGAGTGGTCAGGAGCCCCGAGCCTTCCAGCCGCCCCACCTGATGAACCCCCGACAGATTCACCCCGCCTCTCTCCACCCCCACCACCTACACGGGGCCCCACAGCAAGTCATGTTTGAAATGGAACAG GTGCCTGTCAGCACCCCTGTGTCAATGGCTCCATATGCAATCCCTGTGTGTGCCGGGCCCCACCTCCCAGTGTGCACCGGGGCCCATCACCCAGTGTGCAGTACCGCCCCCACGTGGTCTATCCCAGGATGCAGTGTGCAGCTGCCGTCCTGTAACATGCAGCACATCCCTGCCTGCAGTCTGCCACAGATTCCGTTTCATCCGAGTTCCATCCCTCCTTTGTTTCATCATCACCATCACCCGGCCACCAGTCACATACCGCCTCAACACTTGGCTCCACCCACTCACTTCAATCCGAGTGCCAGAGGCGTACAT CGCTCGGAAGAAGAAGTTTCTGGTCTGATTGACCAGCGATCCCGGTTTCCTCTACACCCAGGGACATTACACCCTCATGGTGCCACCCCCTTCACTGCCTCACCCCCGGTCATGCTTCAGGAGCCCCACGTCCACCCCACACCTCATGATATTTAT GGACCTTTCCATCGTCACTTTGCTCGTCAGCGTTCTGGTGGGAGAAATAGTCGTCTCCGGTCACTTCCTCTGCCTCCTCCACCCTACCCAGGATTCCTTCTTCACTTCCT GGCCATGTTGGGTAACCCTCCAATGCCTTATGGAAGAGACTTCCATGAAGATGCCACAGAAGTGGAGAATTACGAG GCATTGCTGAACCTGGCCGAGAGGTTGGGCGAGGCCAAGCCCAAGGGTCTGACCAAGCCGGAGATTGAGCAGCTGCCGGCCTATAGGTTCAACAAGGAGAATCACCACTCCGACATGGACCAGACCTCCTGTGTCGTGTGCATGTGCGATTTTGAAAATAGACAATTATTACGGGTTCTGCCGTGCAGTCACGAGTTCCATGCTAAGTGCGTGGACAAGTGGTTAAAG ACTAATCGGACATGTCCAATCTGTCGGGCGGACGCCACAGAGATTGCCAGCCAATCAGACTAG
- the LOC105337659 gene encoding E3 ubiquitin-protein ligase RNF38 isoform X6, whose product MLNSESPSRKRRKTSNSYIDLTNHSPSPPPTWSRERTEAERLGVSRRRVSSQRRVSGDSRRLIAERSNTPRARRSPGTRRRTRDRNPTPQNESGQEPRAFQPPHLMNPRQIHPASLHPHHLHGAPQQVMFEMEQVPVSTPVSMAPYAIPVCAGPHLPVCTGAHHPVCSTAPTWSIPGCSVQLPSCNMQHIPACSLPQIPFHPSSIPPLFHHHHHPATSHIPPQHLAPPTHFNPSARGVHRSEEEVSGLIDQRSRFPLHPGTLHPHGATPFTASPPVMLQEPHVHPTPHDIYGPFHRHFARQRSGGRNSRLRSLPLPPPPYPGFLLHFLAMLGNPPMPYGRDFHEDATEVENYEALLNLAERLGEAKPKGLTKPEIEQLPAYRFNKENHHSDMDQTSCVVCMCDFENRQLLRVLPCSHEFHAKCVDKWLKTNRTCPICRADATEIASQSD is encoded by the exons ATGCTAAAT AGTGAGAGTCCAAGCCGCAAGAGAAGGAAGACTTCCAACAGCTACATAGACTTGACGAATCATTCTCCCAGCCCCCCACCAACCTGGTCAAGGGAGAGAACTGAAGCCGAGAGGTTAGGGGTCAGTCGTAGACGAGTATCCAGTCAGCGACGCGTGTCCGGAGATAGCAGGAGGCTGATTGCAGAGAGAAGTAACACACCCCGGGCACGACGAAG CCCTGGAACCAGGAGAAGAACAAGAGACAGGAACCCCACCCCACAGAATGAGAGTGGTCAGGAGCCCCGAGCCTTCCAGCCGCCCCACCTGATGAACCCCCGACAGATTCACCCCGCCTCTCTCCACCCCCACCACCTACACGGGGCCCCACAGCAAGTCATGTTTGAAATGGAACAG GTGCCTGTCAGCACCCCTGTGTCAATGGCTCCATATGCAATCCCTGTGTGTGCCGGGCCCCACCTCCCAGTGTGCACCGGGGCCCATCACCCAGTGTGCAGTACCGCCCCCACGTGGTCTATCCCAGGATGCAGTGTGCAGCTGCCGTCCTGTAACATGCAGCACATCCCTGCCTGCAGTCTGCCACAGATTCCGTTTCATCCGAGTTCCATCCCTCCTTTGTTTCATCATCACCATCACCCGGCCACCAGTCACATACCGCCTCAACACTTGGCTCCACCCACTCACTTCAATCCGAGTGCCAGAGGCGTACAT CGCTCGGAAGAAGAAGTTTCTGGTCTGATTGACCAGCGATCCCGGTTTCCTCTACACCCAGGGACATTACACCCTCATGGTGCCACCCCCTTCACTGCCTCACCCCCGGTCATGCTTCAGGAGCCCCACGTCCACCCCACACCTCATGATATTTAT GGACCTTTCCATCGTCACTTTGCTCGTCAGCGTTCTGGTGGGAGAAATAGTCGTCTCCGGTCACTTCCTCTGCCTCCTCCACCCTACCCAGGATTCCTTCTTCACTTCCT GGCCATGTTGGGTAACCCTCCAATGCCTTATGGAAGAGACTTCCATGAAGATGCCACAGAAGTGGAGAATTACGAG GCATTGCTGAACCTGGCCGAGAGGTTGGGCGAGGCCAAGCCCAAGGGTCTGACCAAGCCGGAGATTGAGCAGCTGCCGGCCTATAGGTTCAACAAGGAGAATCACCACTCCGACATGGACCAGACCTCCTGTGTCGTGTGCATGTGCGATTTTGAAAATAGACAATTATTACGGGTTCTGCCGTGCAGTCACGAGTTCCATGCTAAGTGCGTGGACAAGTGGTTAAAG ACTAATCGGACATGTCCAATCTGTCGGGCGGACGCCACAGAGATTGCCAGCCAATCAGACTAG
- the LOC105337659 gene encoding E3 ubiquitin-protein ligase RNF38 isoform X4 — translation MQNPAQICSGRHVEDTSRKSESPSRKRRKTSNSYIDLTNHSPSPPPTWSRERTEAERLGVSRRRVSSQRRVSGDSRRLIAERSNTPRARRSPGTRRRTRDRNPTPQNESGQEPRAFQPPHLMNPRQIHPASLHPHHLHGAPQQVMFEMEQVPVSTPVSMAPYAIPVCAGPHLPVCTGAHHPVCSTAPTWSIPGCSVQLPSCNMQHIPACSLPQIPFHPSSIPPLFHHHHHPATSHIPPQHLAPPTHFNPSARGVHRSEEEVSGLIDQRSRFPLHPGTLHPHGATPFTASPPVMLQEPHVHPTPHDIYGPFHRHFARQRSGGRNSRLRSLPLPPPPYPGFLLHFLAMLGNPPMPYGRDFHEDATEVENYEALLNLAERLGEAKPKGLTKPEIEQLPAYRFNKENHHSDMDQTSCVVCMCDFENRQLLRVLPCSHEFHAKCVDKWLKTNRTCPICRADATEIASQSD, via the exons AGTGAGAGTCCAAGCCGCAAGAGAAGGAAGACTTCCAACAGCTACATAGACTTGACGAATCATTCTCCCAGCCCCCCACCAACCTGGTCAAGGGAGAGAACTGAAGCCGAGAGGTTAGGGGTCAGTCGTAGACGAGTATCCAGTCAGCGACGCGTGTCCGGAGATAGCAGGAGGCTGATTGCAGAGAGAAGTAACACACCCCGGGCACGACGAAG CCCTGGAACCAGGAGAAGAACAAGAGACAGGAACCCCACCCCACAGAATGAGAGTGGTCAGGAGCCCCGAGCCTTCCAGCCGCCCCACCTGATGAACCCCCGACAGATTCACCCCGCCTCTCTCCACCCCCACCACCTACACGGGGCCCCACAGCAAGTCATGTTTGAAATGGAACAG GTGCCTGTCAGCACCCCTGTGTCAATGGCTCCATATGCAATCCCTGTGTGTGCCGGGCCCCACCTCCCAGTGTGCACCGGGGCCCATCACCCAGTGTGCAGTACCGCCCCCACGTGGTCTATCCCAGGATGCAGTGTGCAGCTGCCGTCCTGTAACATGCAGCACATCCCTGCCTGCAGTCTGCCACAGATTCCGTTTCATCCGAGTTCCATCCCTCCTTTGTTTCATCATCACCATCACCCGGCCACCAGTCACATACCGCCTCAACACTTGGCTCCACCCACTCACTTCAATCCGAGTGCCAGAGGCGTACAT CGCTCGGAAGAAGAAGTTTCTGGTCTGATTGACCAGCGATCCCGGTTTCCTCTACACCCAGGGACATTACACCCTCATGGTGCCACCCCCTTCACTGCCTCACCCCCGGTCATGCTTCAGGAGCCCCACGTCCACCCCACACCTCATGATATTTAT GGACCTTTCCATCGTCACTTTGCTCGTCAGCGTTCTGGTGGGAGAAATAGTCGTCTCCGGTCACTTCCTCTGCCTCCTCCACCCTACCCAGGATTCCTTCTTCACTTCCT GGCCATGTTGGGTAACCCTCCAATGCCTTATGGAAGAGACTTCCATGAAGATGCCACAGAAGTGGAGAATTACGAG GCATTGCTGAACCTGGCCGAGAGGTTGGGCGAGGCCAAGCCCAAGGGTCTGACCAAGCCGGAGATTGAGCAGCTGCCGGCCTATAGGTTCAACAAGGAGAATCACCACTCCGACATGGACCAGACCTCCTGTGTCGTGTGCATGTGCGATTTTGAAAATAGACAATTATTACGGGTTCTGCCGTGCAGTCACGAGTTCCATGCTAAGTGCGTGGACAAGTGGTTAAAG ACTAATCGGACATGTCCAATCTGTCGGGCGGACGCCACAGAGATTGCCAGCCAATCAGACTAG
- the LOC105337659 gene encoding E3 ubiquitin-protein ligase RNF38 isoform X5, with translation MDLSQTERPSMSESPSRKRRKTSNSYIDLTNHSPSPPPTWSRERTEAERLGVSRRRVSSQRRVSGDSRRLIAERSNTPRARRSPGTRRRTRDRNPTPQNESGQEPRAFQPPHLMNPRQIHPASLHPHHLHGAPQQVMFEMEQVPVSTPVSMAPYAIPVCAGPHLPVCTGAHHPVCSTAPTWSIPGCSVQLPSCNMQHIPACSLPQIPFHPSSIPPLFHHHHHPATSHIPPQHLAPPTHFNPSARGVHRSEEEVSGLIDQRSRFPLHPGTLHPHGATPFTASPPVMLQEPHVHPTPHDIYGPFHRHFARQRSGGRNSRLRSLPLPPPPYPGFLLHFLAMLGNPPMPYGRDFHEDATEVENYEALLNLAERLGEAKPKGLTKPEIEQLPAYRFNKENHHSDMDQTSCVVCMCDFENRQLLRVLPCSHEFHAKCVDKWLKTNRTCPICRADATEIASQSD, from the exons ATGGACTTGTCACAAACCGAAAGACCAAGCATG AGTGAGAGTCCAAGCCGCAAGAGAAGGAAGACTTCCAACAGCTACATAGACTTGACGAATCATTCTCCCAGCCCCCCACCAACCTGGTCAAGGGAGAGAACTGAAGCCGAGAGGTTAGGGGTCAGTCGTAGACGAGTATCCAGTCAGCGACGCGTGTCCGGAGATAGCAGGAGGCTGATTGCAGAGAGAAGTAACACACCCCGGGCACGACGAAG CCCTGGAACCAGGAGAAGAACAAGAGACAGGAACCCCACCCCACAGAATGAGAGTGGTCAGGAGCCCCGAGCCTTCCAGCCGCCCCACCTGATGAACCCCCGACAGATTCACCCCGCCTCTCTCCACCCCCACCACCTACACGGGGCCCCACAGCAAGTCATGTTTGAAATGGAACAG GTGCCTGTCAGCACCCCTGTGTCAATGGCTCCATATGCAATCCCTGTGTGTGCCGGGCCCCACCTCCCAGTGTGCACCGGGGCCCATCACCCAGTGTGCAGTACCGCCCCCACGTGGTCTATCCCAGGATGCAGTGTGCAGCTGCCGTCCTGTAACATGCAGCACATCCCTGCCTGCAGTCTGCCACAGATTCCGTTTCATCCGAGTTCCATCCCTCCTTTGTTTCATCATCACCATCACCCGGCCACCAGTCACATACCGCCTCAACACTTGGCTCCACCCACTCACTTCAATCCGAGTGCCAGAGGCGTACAT CGCTCGGAAGAAGAAGTTTCTGGTCTGATTGACCAGCGATCCCGGTTTCCTCTACACCCAGGGACATTACACCCTCATGGTGCCACCCCCTTCACTGCCTCACCCCCGGTCATGCTTCAGGAGCCCCACGTCCACCCCACACCTCATGATATTTAT GGACCTTTCCATCGTCACTTTGCTCGTCAGCGTTCTGGTGGGAGAAATAGTCGTCTCCGGTCACTTCCTCTGCCTCCTCCACCCTACCCAGGATTCCTTCTTCACTTCCT GGCCATGTTGGGTAACCCTCCAATGCCTTATGGAAGAGACTTCCATGAAGATGCCACAGAAGTGGAGAATTACGAG GCATTGCTGAACCTGGCCGAGAGGTTGGGCGAGGCCAAGCCCAAGGGTCTGACCAAGCCGGAGATTGAGCAGCTGCCGGCCTATAGGTTCAACAAGGAGAATCACCACTCCGACATGGACCAGACCTCCTGTGTCGTGTGCATGTGCGATTTTGAAAATAGACAATTATTACGGGTTCTGCCGTGCAGTCACGAGTTCCATGCTAAGTGCGTGGACAAGTGGTTAAAG ACTAATCGGACATGTCCAATCTGTCGGGCGGACGCCACAGAGATTGCCAGCCAATCAGACTAG
- the LOC105337659 gene encoding E3 ubiquitin-protein ligase RNF38 isoform X3, with product MAFSPLPRGLCLLDFQNSCSQPMQNPAQICSGRHVEDTSRKSESPSRKRRKTSNSYIDLTNHSPSPPPTWSRERTEAERLGVSRRRVSSQRRVSGDSRRLIAERSNTPRARRSPGTRRRTRDRNPTPQNESGQEPRAFQPPHLMNPRQIHPASLHPHHLHGAPQQVMFEMEQVPVSTPVSMAPYAIPVCAGPHLPVCTGAHHPVCSTAPTWSIPGCSVQLPSCNMQHIPACSLPQIPFHPSSIPPLFHHHHHPATSHIPPQHLAPPTHFNPSARGVHRSEEEVSGLIDQRSRFPLHPGTLHPHGATPFTASPPVMLQEPHVHPTPHDIYGPFHRHFARQRSGGRNSRLRSLPLPPPPYPGFLLHFLAMLGNPPMPYGRDFHEDATEVENYEALLNLAERLGEAKPKGLTKPEIEQLPAYRFNKENHHSDMDQTSCVVCMCDFENRQLLRVLPCSHEFHAKCVDKWLKTNRTCPICRADATEIASQSD from the exons AGTGAGAGTCCAAGCCGCAAGAGAAGGAAGACTTCCAACAGCTACATAGACTTGACGAATCATTCTCCCAGCCCCCCACCAACCTGGTCAAGGGAGAGAACTGAAGCCGAGAGGTTAGGGGTCAGTCGTAGACGAGTATCCAGTCAGCGACGCGTGTCCGGAGATAGCAGGAGGCTGATTGCAGAGAGAAGTAACACACCCCGGGCACGACGAAG CCCTGGAACCAGGAGAAGAACAAGAGACAGGAACCCCACCCCACAGAATGAGAGTGGTCAGGAGCCCCGAGCCTTCCAGCCGCCCCACCTGATGAACCCCCGACAGATTCACCCCGCCTCTCTCCACCCCCACCACCTACACGGGGCCCCACAGCAAGTCATGTTTGAAATGGAACAG GTGCCTGTCAGCACCCCTGTGTCAATGGCTCCATATGCAATCCCTGTGTGTGCCGGGCCCCACCTCCCAGTGTGCACCGGGGCCCATCACCCAGTGTGCAGTACCGCCCCCACGTGGTCTATCCCAGGATGCAGTGTGCAGCTGCCGTCCTGTAACATGCAGCACATCCCTGCCTGCAGTCTGCCACAGATTCCGTTTCATCCGAGTTCCATCCCTCCTTTGTTTCATCATCACCATCACCCGGCCACCAGTCACATACCGCCTCAACACTTGGCTCCACCCACTCACTTCAATCCGAGTGCCAGAGGCGTACAT CGCTCGGAAGAAGAAGTTTCTGGTCTGATTGACCAGCGATCCCGGTTTCCTCTACACCCAGGGACATTACACCCTCATGGTGCCACCCCCTTCACTGCCTCACCCCCGGTCATGCTTCAGGAGCCCCACGTCCACCCCACACCTCATGATATTTAT GGACCTTTCCATCGTCACTTTGCTCGTCAGCGTTCTGGTGGGAGAAATAGTCGTCTCCGGTCACTTCCTCTGCCTCCTCCACCCTACCCAGGATTCCTTCTTCACTTCCT GGCCATGTTGGGTAACCCTCCAATGCCTTATGGAAGAGACTTCCATGAAGATGCCACAGAAGTGGAGAATTACGAG GCATTGCTGAACCTGGCCGAGAGGTTGGGCGAGGCCAAGCCCAAGGGTCTGACCAAGCCGGAGATTGAGCAGCTGCCGGCCTATAGGTTCAACAAGGAGAATCACCACTCCGACATGGACCAGACCTCCTGTGTCGTGTGCATGTGCGATTTTGAAAATAGACAATTATTACGGGTTCTGCCGTGCAGTCACGAGTTCCATGCTAAGTGCGTGGACAAGTGGTTAAAG ACTAATCGGACATGTCCAATCTGTCGGGCGGACGCCACAGAGATTGCCAGCCAATCAGACTAG